In Microcebus murinus isolate Inina chromosome 20, M.murinus_Inina_mat1.0, whole genome shotgun sequence, the following are encoded in one genomic region:
- the C20H16orf95 gene encoding uncharacterized protein C16orf95 homolog isoform X3, with protein sequence MFHGPSEDRTANCHSGRGGQNRRRRWSQRFLQERQSTFQTFRKEVCLTDHSIPKRLRSYIPQTTKMCPCPCHRFGGHLPVPRDQAAMPYWVPRVLRSQKQVARRQQSAKGIQEAPLDSSSRHNRWRICCDDGRLLLRWQQLQALHGDRPPVPGPGASGPTYLLPLGLCLLALLQAVLRVIMAIRFFGFEVGIFSYCREHQQKC encoded by the exons ATGTTCCACGGCCCCTCGGAAGACAGAACTGCAAATTGTCACAGTGGCAGAGGCGGGCAGAATAGGAGGCGACGATGGAGCCAGAGGTTCCTCCAGGAAAG gcaGAGCACATTTCAAACCTTCAGGAAAGAAGTGTGCCTCACAGATCATTCG ATCCCAAAGAGGCTCCGGTCTTATATCCCCCAAACCACCAAGATGTGCCCCTGCCCGTGCCACCGCTTCGGGGGCCACCTCCCAGTGCCCAGGGACCAGGCAGCCATGCCCTACTGGGTGCCCCGGGTCCTGAGGTCACAGAAGCAG GTGGCGAGGAGGCAGCAGAGTGCTAAAGGTATCCAAG AGGCCCCCCTGGACTCGAGTTCCCGGCACAACCGCTGGCGCATCTGCTGTGACGATGGCCGCCTCCTGCTCAGGTGGCAGCAGCTCCAGGCACTTCACGGGGACAGGCCACCTGTTCCGGGGCCGGGAGCCAGCGGCCCCACCTACCTGCTgcccctgggcctctgcctcctCGCACTGCTCCAGGCCGTCCTGAGGGTCATCATGGCCATTCG ATTTTTTGGGTTTGAAGTTGGAATCTTCAGCTACTGTCGAGAGCATCAACAAAAATGTTAG
- the C20H16orf95 gene encoding uncharacterized protein C16orf95 homolog isoform X4: protein MYPGPCAVLREPTCCECQTRFGGRLPVPRAEAALPYWVPLSLRPPKQIPKRLRSYIPQTTKMCPCPCHRFGGHLPVPRDQAAMPYWVPRVLRSQKQVARRQQSAKGIQEAPLDSSSRHNRWRICCDDGRLLLRWQQLQALHGDRPPVPGPGASGPTYLLPLGLCLLALLQAVLRVIMAIRFFGFEVGIFSYCREHQQKC, encoded by the exons ATGTACCCTGGCCCCTGCGCTGTTCTCCGGGAGCCCACCTGCTGTGAGTGCCAGACCAGATTCGGGGGCCGCCTGCCGGTGCCCAGGGCTGAGGCGGCGCTACCTTACTGGGTGCCTCTGTCCCTGAGACCCCCAAAGCAG ATCCCAAAGAGGCTCCGGTCTTATATCCCCCAAACCACCAAGATGTGCCCCTGCCCGTGCCACCGCTTCGGGGGCCACCTCCCAGTGCCCAGGGACCAGGCAGCCATGCCCTACTGGGTGCCCCGGGTCCTGAGGTCACAGAAGCAG GTGGCGAGGAGGCAGCAGAGTGCTAAAGGTATCCAAG AGGCCCCCCTGGACTCGAGTTCCCGGCACAACCGCTGGCGCATCTGCTGTGACGATGGCCGCCTCCTGCTCAGGTGGCAGCAGCTCCAGGCACTTCACGGGGACAGGCCACCTGTTCCGGGGCCGGGAGCCAGCGGCCCCACCTACCTGCTgcccctgggcctctgcctcctCGCACTGCTCCAGGCCGTCCTGAGGGTCATCATGGCCATTCG ATTTTTTGGGTTTGAAGTTGGAATCTTCAGCTACTGTCGAGAGCATCAACAAAAATGTTAG
- the C20H16orf95 gene encoding uncharacterized protein C16orf95 homolog isoform X2 codes for MFHGPSEDRTANCHSGRGGQNRRRRWSQRFLQERQSTFQTFRKEVCLTDHSMYPGPCAVLREPTCCECQTRFGGRLPVPRAEAALPYWVPLSLRPPKQIPKRLRSYIPQTTKMCPCPCHRFGGHLPVPRDQAAMPYWVPRVLRSQKQVARRQQSAKGIQEAPLDSSSRHNRWRICCDDGRLLLRWQQLQALHGDRPPVPGPGASGPTYLLPLGLCLLALLQAVLRVIMAIRQIFWV; via the exons ATGTTCCACGGCCCCTCGGAAGACAGAACTGCAAATTGTCACAGTGGCAGAGGCGGGCAGAATAGGAGGCGACGATGGAGCCAGAGGTTCCTCCAGGAAAG gcaGAGCACATTTCAAACCTTCAGGAAAGAAGTGTGCCTCACAGATCATTCG ATGTACCCTGGCCCCTGCGCTGTTCTCCGGGAGCCCACCTGCTGTGAGTGCCAGACCAGATTCGGGGGCCGCCTGCCGGTGCCCAGGGCTGAGGCGGCGCTACCTTACTGGGTGCCTCTGTCCCTGAGACCCCCAAAGCAG ATCCCAAAGAGGCTCCGGTCTTATATCCCCCAAACCACCAAGATGTGCCCCTGCCCGTGCCACCGCTTCGGGGGCCACCTCCCAGTGCCCAGGGACCAGGCAGCCATGCCCTACTGGGTGCCCCGGGTCCTGAGGTCACAGAAGCAG GTGGCGAGGAGGCAGCAGAGTGCTAAAGGTATCCAAG AGGCCCCCCTGGACTCGAGTTCCCGGCACAACCGCTGGCGCATCTGCTGTGACGATGGCCGCCTCCTGCTCAGGTGGCAGCAGCTCCAGGCACTTCACGGGGACAGGCCACCTGTTCCGGGGCCGGGAGCCAGCGGCCCCACCTACCTGCTgcccctgggcctctgcctcctCGCACTGCTCCAGGCCGTCCTGAGGGTCATCATGGCCATTCG CCAGATTTTTTGGGTTTGA
- the C20H16orf95 gene encoding uncharacterized protein C16orf95 homolog isoform X1, with amino-acid sequence MFHGPSEDRTANCHSGRGGQNRRRRWSQRFLQERQSTFQTFRKEVCLTDHSMYPGPCAVLREPTCCECQTRFGGRLPVPRAEAALPYWVPLSLRPPKQIPKRLRSYIPQTTKMCPCPCHRFGGHLPVPRDQAAMPYWVPRVLRSQKQVARRQQSAKGIQEAPLDSSSRHNRWRICCDDGRLLLRWQQLQALHGDRPPVPGPGASGPTYLLPLGLCLLALLQAVLRVIMAIRFFGFEVGIFSYCREHQQKC; translated from the exons ATGTTCCACGGCCCCTCGGAAGACAGAACTGCAAATTGTCACAGTGGCAGAGGCGGGCAGAATAGGAGGCGACGATGGAGCCAGAGGTTCCTCCAGGAAAG gcaGAGCACATTTCAAACCTTCAGGAAAGAAGTGTGCCTCACAGATCATTCG ATGTACCCTGGCCCCTGCGCTGTTCTCCGGGAGCCCACCTGCTGTGAGTGCCAGACCAGATTCGGGGGCCGCCTGCCGGTGCCCAGGGCTGAGGCGGCGCTACCTTACTGGGTGCCTCTGTCCCTGAGACCCCCAAAGCAG ATCCCAAAGAGGCTCCGGTCTTATATCCCCCAAACCACCAAGATGTGCCCCTGCCCGTGCCACCGCTTCGGGGGCCACCTCCCAGTGCCCAGGGACCAGGCAGCCATGCCCTACTGGGTGCCCCGGGTCCTGAGGTCACAGAAGCAG GTGGCGAGGAGGCAGCAGAGTGCTAAAGGTATCCAAG AGGCCCCCCTGGACTCGAGTTCCCGGCACAACCGCTGGCGCATCTGCTGTGACGATGGCCGCCTCCTGCTCAGGTGGCAGCAGCTCCAGGCACTTCACGGGGACAGGCCACCTGTTCCGGGGCCGGGAGCCAGCGGCCCCACCTACCTGCTgcccctgggcctctgcctcctCGCACTGCTCCAGGCCGTCCTGAGGGTCATCATGGCCATTCG ATTTTTTGGGTTTGAAGTTGGAATCTTCAGCTACTGTCGAGAGCATCAACAAAAATGTTAG